In Nasonia vitripennis strain AsymCx chromosome 2, Nvit_psr_1.1, whole genome shotgun sequence, a genomic segment contains:
- the LOC100123150 gene encoding sorting nexin-29 isoform X2, producing MMSAIVPGAHNLNNDSSSTHIVDHEADRQRLQKELLAAAKLCHVRFGGKAELATESDACVTQLCYTFERIFTHGLKPRNTEKLQSALRHVSELVKSGGCRAAADAEAFWPCVREQLTWHEQERFSVLRKVQTDQGRGRAWLRAALNERSLERHLHSIVSPEAIEAYYEPWAFLLDQDKSSLLPNVAAGLTTILFAIRIDNPELDDSCEQAKLARAQNSHSEPIIAPPEPSTSRQKTRKKVQTHIISFDDQDDEASVKFDKLAVSAVSTSAPPTCLNSPNAISAKDSSPVPSPTTSSSSSSRLQLRSGTDDVVLDVKPISWAERETYEEERLLTPLTDTENMGGLVPVSPLDNALDDMLVSLPNYLEDSDSTEAAVEATEPLANAHADADTLDVEGLRVRLLALNELLEQAREDAITSKLQLARFQRQHQNYLEKHELQIQTLNRENELLRQQLRKYVTAVQMLKKDSDANNVNEENGSLDYHKESQEYQSKLVQVAEMHAELMEFNARLTMQLTNKDRLVKMLRAELECLRGPINEEDMPTEAPCLIHIWIPSAFLTGQPSDIHHVYQIYVRIRDTEWNIYRRYAQFYSLYRELKKHDAIVTSFEFPPKKTIGNKDAKFVEERRQKLQQWLRRIVNRLSHCSPVFSSRPSKQTLIVLMPFFGDFPNNEEAKRNSSARNAYSSSPQYMGL from the exons ATGATGTCAGCAATAGTGCCAGGCGCGCACAATCTCAATAACGATAGCAGCAGCACCCACATCGTCGATCACGAAGCGGACAGGCAGAGGCTGCAGAAAGAGTTGCTCGCCGCGGCGAAGCTGTGCCACGTTCGATTCGGCGGCAAGGCGGAATTGGCCACCGAATCCGACGCCTGTGTCACGCAGCTCTGCTACACGTTCGAGAGGATATTCACCCACGGATTGAAGCCCAGGAATACGGAGAAGTTGCAGAGCGCCCTCAG GCATGTGTCGGAGCTGGTCAAGTCGGGAGGCTGCAGAGCCGCGGCCGACGCGGAGGCGTTCTGGCCGTGTGTGCGCGAGCAGCTGACTTGGCACGAGCAGGAGCGCTTCAGCGTGTTGCGCAAAGTCCAGACGGATCAGGGCCGAGGCCGGGCCTGGTTGCGCGCCGCCCTCAACGAGAGATCCCTCGAGCGGCATCTCCACTCCATCGTCAGTCCCGAGGCCATCGAGGCCTACTACGAGCCCTGGGCCTTTCTCCTGGATCAGGACAAGTCCTCGCTGCTGCCAAATGTCGCCGCTG GCCTGACGACGATACTCTTCGCCATAAGAATAGATAATCCAGAGCTGGACGACAGCTGCGAGCAGgccaagctcgcgcgcgctcagaACTCACATTCCGAACCGATAATTGCGCCTCCAG AGCCCTCGACGTCGAGACAAAAGACGCGGAAGAAGGTCCAGACGCACATAATATCGTTCGACGACCAAGACGACGAGGCGAGCGTCAAATTCGACAAATTGGCAGTTAGTGCGGTGTCGACGAGCGCGCCGCCCACCTGCTTGAACTCGCCGAATGCAATCTCCGCCAAAGACTCGTCTCCGGTCCCGTCTCCCACCACCTCGTCTTCGTCCTCCTCCAGGCTGCAGCTACGCTCCGGGACCGATGACGTCGTTCTAGACGTCAAGCCCATCAGCTGGGCCGAGAG GGAAACGTACGAGGAGGAGAGGCTTTTAACTCCACTGACTGATACAGAGAATATGGGTGGCCTCGTACCTGTATCGCCCCTAGACAACGCTCTCGATGATATGTTAGTTAGCTTACCAAATTATTTAGAA GATAGTGACTCGACGGAGGCTGCGGTCGAAGCTACCGAGCCACTTGCCAATGCACACGCCGACGCCGATACGCTGGACGTCGAAGGTCTGCGTGTGAGGCTTTTAGCGCTAAATGAACTTTTAGAGCAGGCACGCGAAGATGCCATCACGAGTAAGCTGCAATTGGCTCGTTTTCAAAGGCAACACCAAAATTACCTTGAGAAACACGAGCTACAAATTCAAACGCTCAACAG AGAAAATGAATTACTGCGACAGCAATTACGGAAATATGTCACTGCGGTGCAGATGCTCAAGAAGGATTCGGATGCAAATAACGTGAATGAGGAAAATGGCTCTTTGGATTATCACAAAGAATCTCAAGAATATCAAAGTAAATTGGTTCAAGTTGCCGAGATGCATGCTGAATTGATGGAGTTTAATGCCAGATTAACCATGCAACTCACAAACAA GGATAGATTAGTGAAAATGCTCCGAGCAGAATTGGAATGTCTTCGAGGTCCAATCAATGAAGAAGACATGCCGACGGAAGCGCCTTGCCTAATCCACATATGGATACCCTCTGCATTTCTTACAGGCCAGCCGTCGGATATTCATCACGTGTATCAG ATATACGTTCGCATAAGAGATACTGAGTGGAATATATACAGACGATACGCACAATTTTATTCGCTCTACAGGGAGCTCAAGAAACATGACGCTATTGTTACGTCATTTGAATTTCCTCCAAAGAAAACTATCGGAAATAAG GATGCTAAATTCGTGGAAGAAAGAAGGCAAAAATTGCAACAATGGCTGAGGCGGATTGTTAATAGACTGTCTCATTGTTCACCCGTATTCTCGTCTCGTCCGAGCAAACAAACTCTCATTGTATTGATGCCTTTTTTCGG GGATTTTCCGAATAACGAGGAAGCCAAACGAAATAGTTCTGCCAGAAATGCATACTCATCATCACCACAATATATGGGTTtatga
- the LOC100123150 gene encoding sorting nexin-29 isoform X1 — protein MALRMMSAIVPGAHNLNNDSSSTHIVDHEADRQRLQKELLAAAKLCHVRFGGKAELATESDACVTQLCYTFERIFTHGLKPRNTEKLQSALRHVSELVKSGGCRAAADAEAFWPCVREQLTWHEQERFSVLRKVQTDQGRGRAWLRAALNERSLERHLHSIVSPEAIEAYYEPWAFLLDQDKSSLLPNVAAGLTTILFAIRIDNPELDDSCEQAKLARAQNSHSEPIIAPPEPSTSRQKTRKKVQTHIISFDDQDDEASVKFDKLAVSAVSTSAPPTCLNSPNAISAKDSSPVPSPTTSSSSSSRLQLRSGTDDVVLDVKPISWAERETYEEERLLTPLTDTENMGGLVPVSPLDNALDDMLVSLPNYLEDSDSTEAAVEATEPLANAHADADTLDVEGLRVRLLALNELLEQAREDAITSKLQLARFQRQHQNYLEKHELQIQTLNRENELLRQQLRKYVTAVQMLKKDSDANNVNEENGSLDYHKESQEYQSKLVQVAEMHAELMEFNARLTMQLTNKDRLVKMLRAELECLRGPINEEDMPTEAPCLIHIWIPSAFLTGQPSDIHHVYQIYVRIRDTEWNIYRRYAQFYSLYRELKKHDAIVTSFEFPPKKTIGNKDAKFVEERRQKLQQWLRRIVNRLSHCSPVFSSRPSKQTLIVLMPFFGDFPNNEEAKRNSSARNAYSSSPQYMGL, from the exons ATG GCTCTCCGTATGATGTCAGCAATAGTGCCAGGCGCGCACAATCTCAATAACGATAGCAGCAGCACCCACATCGTCGATCACGAAGCGGACAGGCAGAGGCTGCAGAAAGAGTTGCTCGCCGCGGCGAAGCTGTGCCACGTTCGATTCGGCGGCAAGGCGGAATTGGCCACCGAATCCGACGCCTGTGTCACGCAGCTCTGCTACACGTTCGAGAGGATATTCACCCACGGATTGAAGCCCAGGAATACGGAGAAGTTGCAGAGCGCCCTCAG GCATGTGTCGGAGCTGGTCAAGTCGGGAGGCTGCAGAGCCGCGGCCGACGCGGAGGCGTTCTGGCCGTGTGTGCGCGAGCAGCTGACTTGGCACGAGCAGGAGCGCTTCAGCGTGTTGCGCAAAGTCCAGACGGATCAGGGCCGAGGCCGGGCCTGGTTGCGCGCCGCCCTCAACGAGAGATCCCTCGAGCGGCATCTCCACTCCATCGTCAGTCCCGAGGCCATCGAGGCCTACTACGAGCCCTGGGCCTTTCTCCTGGATCAGGACAAGTCCTCGCTGCTGCCAAATGTCGCCGCTG GCCTGACGACGATACTCTTCGCCATAAGAATAGATAATCCAGAGCTGGACGACAGCTGCGAGCAGgccaagctcgcgcgcgctcagaACTCACATTCCGAACCGATAATTGCGCCTCCAG AGCCCTCGACGTCGAGACAAAAGACGCGGAAGAAGGTCCAGACGCACATAATATCGTTCGACGACCAAGACGACGAGGCGAGCGTCAAATTCGACAAATTGGCAGTTAGTGCGGTGTCGACGAGCGCGCCGCCCACCTGCTTGAACTCGCCGAATGCAATCTCCGCCAAAGACTCGTCTCCGGTCCCGTCTCCCACCACCTCGTCTTCGTCCTCCTCCAGGCTGCAGCTACGCTCCGGGACCGATGACGTCGTTCTAGACGTCAAGCCCATCAGCTGGGCCGAGAG GGAAACGTACGAGGAGGAGAGGCTTTTAACTCCACTGACTGATACAGAGAATATGGGTGGCCTCGTACCTGTATCGCCCCTAGACAACGCTCTCGATGATATGTTAGTTAGCTTACCAAATTATTTAGAA GATAGTGACTCGACGGAGGCTGCGGTCGAAGCTACCGAGCCACTTGCCAATGCACACGCCGACGCCGATACGCTGGACGTCGAAGGTCTGCGTGTGAGGCTTTTAGCGCTAAATGAACTTTTAGAGCAGGCACGCGAAGATGCCATCACGAGTAAGCTGCAATTGGCTCGTTTTCAAAGGCAACACCAAAATTACCTTGAGAAACACGAGCTACAAATTCAAACGCTCAACAG AGAAAATGAATTACTGCGACAGCAATTACGGAAATATGTCACTGCGGTGCAGATGCTCAAGAAGGATTCGGATGCAAATAACGTGAATGAGGAAAATGGCTCTTTGGATTATCACAAAGAATCTCAAGAATATCAAAGTAAATTGGTTCAAGTTGCCGAGATGCATGCTGAATTGATGGAGTTTAATGCCAGATTAACCATGCAACTCACAAACAA GGATAGATTAGTGAAAATGCTCCGAGCAGAATTGGAATGTCTTCGAGGTCCAATCAATGAAGAAGACATGCCGACGGAAGCGCCTTGCCTAATCCACATATGGATACCCTCTGCATTTCTTACAGGCCAGCCGTCGGATATTCATCACGTGTATCAG ATATACGTTCGCATAAGAGATACTGAGTGGAATATATACAGACGATACGCACAATTTTATTCGCTCTACAGGGAGCTCAAGAAACATGACGCTATTGTTACGTCATTTGAATTTCCTCCAAAGAAAACTATCGGAAATAAG GATGCTAAATTCGTGGAAGAAAGAAGGCAAAAATTGCAACAATGGCTGAGGCGGATTGTTAATAGACTGTCTCATTGTTCACCCGTATTCTCGTCTCGTCCGAGCAAACAAACTCTCATTGTATTGATGCCTTTTTTCGG GGATTTTCCGAATAACGAGGAAGCCAAACGAAATAGTTCTGCCAGAAATGCATACTCATCATCACCACAATATATGGGTTtatga